The Paracoccus sp. MC1862 genome includes a window with the following:
- a CDS encoding 2Fe-2S iron-sulfur cluster-binding protein, translating to MARITYIEWNGTRHEVEVRPGMTVMEGARDNGIPGIEADCGGACACSTCHVYVAPEWVDRLPPRDPMEADMLDFAWQPDPDRSRLTCQIKVTPELDGLVVQMPEKQI from the coding sequence ATGGCCAGGATCACCTATATCGAATGGAACGGCACCCGGCACGAGGTCGAGGTGCGTCCCGGCATGACCGTGATGGAAGGCGCCCGCGACAACGGCATTCCGGGCATCGAGGCCGATTGCGGCGGTGCCTGCGCCTGTTCCACCTGCCACGTCTATGTCGCCCCCGAATGGGTGGACCGCCTGCCGCCCCGCGATCCGATGGAGGCCGACATGCTCGATTTCGCCTGGCAGCCCGACCCAGACCGCTCGCGCCTGACCTGCCAGATCAAGGTCACGCCGGAACTGGACGGGCTTGTCGTGCAGATGCCCGAGAAGCAGATCTGA